From Bacteroidota bacterium:
CAAGGGTATACCAGGAAATCCGCCTCCAGTACCAATATCAATAATTGAAGTATTTTCCACGAAATGGTCAAATTTCAAAATGCTTAAGGAATGTAGTATATGATGGACGAATAAATTATCAATATCTTTTCTTGAAATCACATTAATTTGCTCATTCCAATAGCGATATAAGTCGTTGAGTTGAGCTAATTGCTCTAATTTAGAATTATCTAATTCTGGAAATAACGATTTAATATTTTGATCTGAATTTACCAATATTTTTTATTTGAAAAGCTTGCTATAAATCCAAAAAATGGCAAGATAATAAGTATGTAAATTATCTCAAGTAAAGGCATAAACCAAATAAGTTTTCGCTGGTTTAATTTAGCAGCTACAAATGAATAAACAAGCATTGCAGCAATGCTTCTAAGAGCGAATATAGCCCATGTTATTATGGAGCTATGGTCAACAATAAGGCTTGCTCCAAACAATACAAAAAACACAAAATAGGATGTCCACACTGCGCTTAACCAAAAACGATGAGATTTTTTATACTCAATACCACCTTTCAGATGACGTTTTTTTTGTTTAAACCACTTACTAAATTTAGTATGTGGTACTGAGTACACAAAAGAATCTTTATCTATTTCAATAGCAACATTGGTCTCGTTGGCATTTTCGTTGATAAAAAGATCATCATCACCATAAGGTACGTGTAAATGAGAAGCAAATCCGGTACGGAAGAATAATTCCTTTTTATAAGCCAGATTCCTACCCACTCCCATATAGGTCATGCCTGCCAAACTAAACGAGAAATATTGAATAGCTGTATAAAAAGTATCAAACTGAATCAACAAATTCAAGACAGAGTTCTTCCATTGATAAGGCGAATAGCCCAGAACAATATATTTTTCTGTCGAGATGTTGGCAACCATCTTACTAAGC
This genomic window contains:
- a CDS encoding glycosyltransferase — translated: MLSELTQNNFLTPLIFALLFQFLFFFALFARLAFYKKKKQPLATSQGVSVIICAKNEEENLRKFLNSFLGQDYPEFEVVVVDDQSEDGTFDFLQEKAKQNNHLKIVTVSEHIKDHIGKKLALTLGIRKAKFDLVLLSDADCKPNSNQWLSKMVANISTEKYIVLGYSPYQWKNSVLNLLIQFDTFYTAIQYFSFSLAGMTYMGVGRNLAYKKELFFRTGFASHLHVPYGDDDLFINENANETNVAIEIDKDSFVYSVPHTKFSKWFKQKKRHLKGGIEYKKSHRFWLSAVWTSYFVFFVLFGASLIVDHSSIITWAIFALRSIAAMLVYSFVAAKLNQRKLIWFMPLLEIIYILIILPFFGFIASFSNKKYW